A region from the Dinoroseobacter shibae DFL 12 = DSM 16493 genome encodes:
- a CDS encoding NAD(P)/FAD-dependent oxidoreductase: MPHRPKHWPKASYDPRYDPIIDAGPGHNRDHAPTYWIDTAGTPPEDDGPITGDIDADVVVVGSGYTGLSTAIHLAKEHGIKAHVLEANTVAWGCSTRNGGQAQISSGRLKRSEWIKRWGVEVAKDMHAEVCEAFELFNDLIGSDDIDCDPQTGGHFYTAHRDKVMPKLAKECAVLNDVFGYGARMVSRAELHERYVRDQEAHGALWEPDGTSVHAAKLAFSYVRLARKLGAKIHTASPVMGWKIVDGVHHLTTPGGTVRARAVALATAGYTPPGLNEKTKHRLMPILSNSIVTRPLTDDEKAECGFQVKSPLTDTRTLRHYYRFLPDGRVQIGSRSAITGPDAENPKHLDLLQKGLYRKFPALEGIELDYSWWGWVDVSHDMMPRIFQPDPKQTIFYAMGYGGNGVMYSAQAGKRMAQMVAGQGRELKLPIFTSQLPSHGILTPFRRLGQRIAYPYYYVRDEIL, from the coding sequence ATGCCACACAGACCGAAGCACTGGCCCAAGGCCAGCTACGATCCACGCTACGATCCGATCATCGACGCGGGCCCGGGGCATAACCGGGACCACGCGCCGACCTACTGGATCGACACCGCGGGCACCCCGCCCGAGGATGACGGCCCGATCACGGGGGATATCGACGCCGACGTGGTGGTCGTGGGCTCCGGCTATACCGGGCTATCCACGGCGATCCACCTGGCCAAGGAGCATGGCATCAAGGCCCATGTTCTCGAAGCCAACACCGTTGCCTGGGGCTGCTCCACCCGCAATGGCGGGCAGGCGCAGATCTCGTCCGGCCGCCTCAAGCGGTCCGAGTGGATCAAGCGCTGGGGCGTCGAGGTCGCCAAGGACATGCACGCCGAAGTCTGCGAGGCGTTCGAGCTGTTCAACGACCTGATCGGGTCCGACGACATCGACTGCGATCCGCAGACGGGGGGCCATTTCTACACCGCCCACCGCGACAAGGTCATGCCGAAGCTGGCCAAGGAATGCGCCGTGCTCAACGACGTGTTCGGCTACGGCGCGCGCATGGTGTCCCGCGCGGAGCTGCACGAGAGATACGTGCGCGACCAGGAGGCCCACGGCGCCCTGTGGGAGCCTGACGGCACCTCGGTGCACGCCGCCAAGCTGGCCTTCAGCTATGTCCGGCTGGCGCGCAAGCTCGGGGCCAAGATCCATACCGCCAGCCCGGTCATGGGCTGGAAGATCGTCGACGGCGTGCATCACCTGACCACACCGGGCGGGACCGTGCGCGCGCGTGCGGTGGCGCTGGCCACGGCCGGCTACACTCCGCCGGGGCTGAACGAGAAGACCAAGCACCGGCTGATGCCGATCCTGTCCAACTCCATCGTGACGCGTCCGCTGACCGATGACGAGAAGGCCGAATGCGGCTTCCAGGTGAAATCGCCCCTGACCGACACCCGGACCTTGCGGCATTACTACCGCTTCCTGCCCGATGGCCGCGTCCAGATCGGCAGTCGCAGCGCCATCACGGGCCCGGATGCGGAGAACCCCAAGCACCTGGATCTGCTGCAAAAAGGGCTCTACCGCAAGTTCCCGGCGCTCGAAGGCATCGAGCTGGATTACTCCTGGTGGGGATGGGTGGATGTCAGCCACGACATGATGCCCCGCATCTTCCAGCCCGACCCGAAGCAGACGATCTTCTACGCGATGGGCTATGGCGGCAACGGGGTCATGTACTCCGCACAGGCCGGCAAGCGCATGGCGCAGATGGTGGCGGGGCAGGGCCGGGAGCTGAAGCTGCCGATCTTCACCTCGCAACTGCCGAGCCACGGCATCCTCACCCCCTTCCGCAGGTTGGGCCAGCGGATCGCCTATCCCTACTACTACGTACGCGACGAAATTCTCTGA
- a CDS encoding YeiH family protein, translating to MSTTSESSPTLAGRTTGFLTENGPGFAVSVVIAVCAQFLSDHYGAPAMLMALLLGIAFHFLAEEGRCVPGIAFTSKTVLRIGVALLGARISVELLIGLGPKLIGLVVAGVILTILFGLLGAKLLGRGWRFALLTGGAVAICGASAAMAIAAVLPKNEHSERNLIFTVLSVTILSTIAMIAYPVITAWLDLDDLAAGVFLGGTIHDVAQVVGAGFSVSNETGETATLVKLIRVTMLAPVVLVFALAIRAFAEDAPGQGGKRPPLMPFFVIMFLVLAAINSFGLIPAVLQTFLADLSKWALLVSIAAVGMKTSLRTIFDVGGQAIILIVAQTVFIAAFILYGITHFAS from the coding sequence ATGTCCACAACTTCGGAATCCTCCCCGACCCTGGCCGGGCGGACCACCGGCTTTCTGACCGAGAACGGGCCGGGTTTCGCGGTCTCCGTGGTCATCGCGGTCTGCGCGCAGTTCCTGTCGGATCACTACGGTGCCCCGGCGATGCTGATGGCGCTGCTGCTCGGGATCGCGTTTCACTTTCTGGCCGAGGAAGGGCGCTGCGTCCCCGGCATCGCGTTCACCTCCAAGACCGTGCTGCGCATCGGCGTGGCGCTGCTGGGCGCGCGGATCAGTGTCGAGTTGCTGATCGGGCTGGGGCCGAAGCTGATCGGGCTGGTGGTGGCGGGGGTCATCCTGACGATCCTCTTCGGACTTCTGGGCGCCAAGCTCTTGGGCCGTGGCTGGCGTTTCGCGCTGCTGACCGGCGGGGCGGTGGCGATCTGCGGCGCCTCGGCCGCCATGGCCATCGCGGCGGTCCTGCCCAAGAACGAGCATTCCGAGCGCAACCTGATCTTCACGGTGCTGAGTGTCACGATCCTGTCCACCATCGCGATGATCGCCTACCCGGTCATCACCGCCTGGCTCGATCTCGACGATCTCGCCGCCGGGGTGTTCCTGGGCGGGACCATCCACGACGTGGCCCAGGTGGTCGGCGCGGGCTTCTCGGTCAGCAACGAAACCGGCGAGACCGCGACCCTGGTCAAGCTGATCCGTGTGACCATGCTGGCCCCGGTGGTGCTGGTCTTCGCGCTGGCGATCCGCGCCTTTGCCGAGGACGCGCCCGGGCAGGGCGGCAAGCGCCCGCCGCTGATGCCGTTCTTCGTGATCATGTTCCTGGTGCTGGCGGCGATCAATTCCTTCGGCCTGATCCCGGCTGTGCTGCAGACCTTCCTCGCGGATCTGTCGAAATGGGCGCTGCTGGTGTCGATCGCCGCGGTCGGCATGAAGACCTCGCTGCGCACGATCTTCGATGTGGGCGGGCAGGCGATCATCCTCATCGTCGCCCAGACCGTCTTCATCGCGGCCTTCATCCTCTATGGCATCACCCATTTCGCCAGCTGA
- the xsc gene encoding sulfoacetaldehyde acetyltransferase, with protein sequence MKMTTEEAFVKVLQMHGIDNAFGIIGSAMMPISDLFPQAGIKFWDCAHETSGGMIADGYTRATGKMSMMIAQNGPGITNFVTPVKTAYWNHTPLLLVTPQAANKTIGQGGFQEIEQMKLFEDMVCYQEEVRDPSRMAEVLNRVIEKAWRGSAPAQINIPRDYWTQVIDIELPQIIRLERPQGGEQAVKDAAKLLSEAEFPVILNGAGVVLSGGIEASAKLAEALDAPVACNYQHNDAFPGSHPLGVGPLGYNGSKAAMEIIQKADVVLALGNRLNPFSTLPGYGIDYWPKDAKIIQVDINSDRIGLTKKVDVAIQGDAKRVAEQLLENLSDGAGDKGRKARKELIALTKSRWAQELSSMDHEDDSDEGIDWNERARKAKPDHMSPRQAWRAIMSALPKDAIISSDIGNNCAIGNAYPSFEKGRKYLAPGLFGPCGYGLPAILGAKIGCPDVPVVGFAGDGAFGISMNEMTACGRGDWPAITMVVFRNYQWGAEKRNTTLWFEDNFVGTELNEGVNYAEIAKGCGLKGVQCTGMEELTDALNTAVREQMNDGVTTFIEVVLNQELGEPFRRDAMKKPVSVAGINREDMRPQQVV encoded by the coding sequence ATGAAAATGACGACCGAAGAGGCCTTCGTGAAGGTTCTGCAGATGCACGGTATCGACAACGCCTTCGGCATTATCGGTTCCGCCATGATGCCGATCTCCGACCTGTTCCCGCAGGCGGGCATCAAGTTTTGGGACTGTGCCCATGAAACCTCCGGCGGCATGATCGCCGACGGCTACACCCGCGCCACGGGCAAGATGTCGATGATGATCGCCCAGAACGGCCCCGGCATCACCAACTTCGTGACGCCCGTGAAGACCGCCTACTGGAACCACACGCCGCTTCTGCTGGTCACGCCCCAGGCGGCCAACAAGACCATCGGCCAGGGCGGCTTCCAGGAAATCGAGCAGATGAAACTGTTCGAGGACATGGTGTGCTACCAGGAAGAGGTCCGCGACCCCTCGCGCATGGCCGAAGTCCTGAACCGGGTGATCGAGAAAGCCTGGCGCGGCTCCGCCCCGGCGCAGATCAACATCCCGCGCGACTACTGGACCCAGGTGATCGACATCGAGCTGCCCCAGATCATCCGTCTGGAGCGCCCGCAGGGTGGCGAGCAGGCCGTCAAGGACGCCGCCAAGCTGCTCTCCGAAGCCGAGTTCCCGGTGATCCTGAACGGCGCGGGCGTGGTCCTGTCCGGCGGGATCGAGGCGTCCGCCAAACTGGCCGAAGCGCTGGATGCGCCCGTGGCCTGCAACTACCAGCACAACGATGCCTTCCCCGGCTCGCACCCGCTGGGCGTTGGCCCGCTGGGCTATAACGGCTCCAAGGCGGCGATGGAGATCATCCAGAAGGCCGACGTGGTCCTGGCCCTCGGTAACCGTCTGAACCCGTTCAGCACGCTGCCCGGCTACGGCATCGACTACTGGCCGAAGGACGCCAAGATCATCCAGGTCGACATCAACTCCGACCGCATCGGTCTGACCAAGAAGGTCGACGTGGCCATCCAGGGCGACGCCAAGCGCGTGGCCGAGCAGCTTCTGGAGAACCTCTCCGACGGGGCGGGCGACAAGGGCCGCAAGGCGCGCAAGGAACTGATCGCGCTGACCAAATCCCGCTGGGCGCAGGAACTGTCTTCGATGGATCACGAGGACGATTCCGACGAGGGCATCGACTGGAACGAGCGCGCCCGCAAGGCCAAGCCCGATCACATGTCGCCGCGCCAGGCCTGGCGTGCGATCATGTCCGCGCTGCCCAAGGACGCGATCATCAGCTCCGACATTGGCAACAACTGCGCCATCGGCAACGCCTATCCGTCCTTCGAGAAGGGCCGCAAGTACCTCGCGCCCGGCCTCTTCGGACCCTGCGGCTACGGCCTGCCGGCGATCCTCGGCGCCAAGATCGGCTGCCCGGACGTCCCCGTGGTGGGCTTTGCCGGGGACGGCGCCTTCGGCATCTCGATGAACGAGATGACCGCCTGCGGGCGCGGCGACTGGCCGGCGATCACCATGGTGGTGTTCCGCAACTACCAGTGGGGCGCGGAAAAGCGCAACACGACCCTGTGGTTCGAGGACAACTTCGTCGGCACCGAGCTGAACGAGGGCGTCAACTATGCCGAGATCGCCAAGGGCTGCGGCCTCAAGGGCGTGCAATGCACCGGCATGGAAGAGCTGACCGATGCGCTCAACACCGCTGTGCGCGAGCAGATGAACGATGGCGTGACCACCTTCATCGAAGTCGTGCTGAACCAGGAACTGGGCGAGCCTTTCCGCCGCGACGCGATGAAAAAGCCGGTCTCGGTTGCCGGGATCAATCGCGAGGACATGCGCCCGCAGCAGGTCGTCTGA
- a CDS encoding TRAP transporter small permease, producing the protein MTKFWHIVDNIESYICRTLLAIFVCLLFLQVIVRTLFDFSFSWVEELSIYMFVWFVFFGASYAAKMGAHNRVTFQFKFLPPRKIKYIEAFADLFWIFFNVYFVYLAIDFIFNKMNRFQSSQTMGFHLSWVYIVLPIAFSLMTFRVLQVNYRKIVLGEDLRDPDAIDLDEVRAGTDDAARKPRRDEEQN; encoded by the coding sequence ATGACCAAATTCTGGCACATCGTCGACAATATCGAGAGCTACATCTGTCGGACCTTGCTGGCGATCTTCGTTTGCCTGCTGTTCCTGCAGGTGATCGTCCGGACACTGTTCGACTTCTCGTTCTCGTGGGTCGAAGAGCTGTCGATCTACATGTTCGTCTGGTTCGTGTTCTTCGGGGCCAGCTATGCCGCCAAGATGGGCGCGCATAACCGCGTCACCTTTCAGTTCAAGTTCCTGCCACCGCGCAAAATCAAGTATATCGAGGCGTTTGCCGATCTCTTCTGGATCTTCTTCAACGTCTATTTCGTCTACCTGGCGATCGATTTCATCTTCAACAAGATGAACCGGTTCCAGTCGTCCCAGACCATGGGGTTCCACCTCAGCTGGGTCTACATCGTGCTGCCCATCGCGTTCTCGCTGATGACGTTCCGGGTTCTGCAGGTGAATTACCGCAAGATCGTTCTGGGCGAGGATTTGCGCGATCCCGACGCCATCGACCTCGACGAAGTCCGCGCTGGAACCGACGACGCCGCACGCAAGCCGCGCCGCGATGAGGAGCAGAACTAA
- a CDS encoding universal stress protein, with the protein MKQMITHILCATDLSKHSAYTMCHAANLAAVTGAKLHLVHAVQPMSDETRIALQLYMQTTGSSETADKARHAHLKTVMAERQREFWAHVSEEDRDIQNQVASIELVDGHPAEVILRRATELECDLIVLGAHEHGFSHTFLGTVAKRVLRRSTIPTLVVPYRDTAPSA; encoded by the coding sequence ATGAAACAGATGATCACCCACATCCTGTGCGCGACCGACCTGTCCAAGCACTCGGCCTATACCATGTGCCACGCGGCCAACCTGGCGGCGGTGACCGGCGCCAAGCTGCACCTGGTGCACGCGGTCCAGCCGATGAGCGACGAGACCCGGATCGCGCTGCAACTCTACATGCAGACCACCGGATCCAGCGAAACCGCCGACAAGGCCCGGCATGCCCATCTCAAGACTGTCATGGCCGAGCGCCAGCGCGAATTCTGGGCCCATGTCAGCGAGGAAGACCGCGACATCCAGAACCAGGTGGCGTCGATCGAGCTGGTCGATGGCCACCCGGCCGAGGTCATCCTGCGCCGGGCGACCGAACTGGAATGCGACCTGATCGTGCTGGGGGCCCATGAACACGGCTTCTCGCACACCTTCCTCGGCACCGTCGCGAAACGCGTTCTGCGCCGATCCACCATTCCGACGCTCGTGGTCCCGTATCGCGATACCGCCCCGAGCGCCTAG
- a CDS encoding nuclear transport factor 2 family protein, translating into MTKTLTAQDLSETFDAFNRHDIDGVMTHFADDCVFYTVGGNEAHGTRIDGAEAIAKAFSGVWGSMSDAHWDHHSHFVHGDRAVSEWTFSGTDADGMRVEAQGADLFTLRDGKIVVKQALRKSRPPFKA; encoded by the coding sequence ATGACCAAGACACTGACCGCCCAGGACCTGTCCGAGACCTTCGATGCCTTCAACCGGCATGACATCGACGGCGTGATGACCCATTTCGCCGACGATTGCGTGTTCTACACCGTCGGCGGCAACGAGGCCCACGGCACCCGCATCGATGGCGCCGAGGCGATCGCCAAGGCCTTCTCCGGGGTCTGGGGCTCCATGTCGGACGCCCATTGGGACCACCACAGCCATTTCGTGCATGGCGACCGCGCGGTGTCGGAATGGACCTTCTCGGGGACCGATGCCGACGGCATGCGCGTCGAGGCACAGGGTGCGGACCTCTTCACCCTGCGCGACGGCAAGATCGTCGTCAAACAGGCCCTGCGCAAATCCCGGCCCCCGTTCAAAGCATAA
- a CDS encoding TRAP transporter large permease, giving the protein MESEIILILFGGFLTLLLIGAPITVALGVSTLISFLYLGENPIKFVQIAFTSVGSFPLMALPAFILAGALMEASGLSRRLINVAESFAGPFTGGMSAATVFACLFFGAISGSGPATTAAVGMLMIPAMIQRGYGRSYSSAITASSGGLGIVIPPSIPLIIFGIAALGMPAPPEAVEKFGTFQTVSIPKLFIAGFMPAFLIAGSLLLMNYILAKKHGYKGSAEGWSARQIWCELYRGFWALMAPLVILGGIYSGFFTPTEAAIVAIFYTLVVGTVIYRELSWQKLFTALETTTWLTGRVLLIMFTATVFGRLLVENQIPAVIANGMLSITDNIYIIWTLVILFLLFVGMFMETLATILILVPVMLPVAYSVGIDPIHFGVVMVCCLGIGFQTPPLGENLFIASGISNISIERISVAALPFAFINTVAIFIIAFVPEITLWLPRLLGY; this is encoded by the coding sequence ATGGAAAGCGAAATCATCCTGATCCTGTTCGGCGGGTTCCTGACGCTGTTGCTGATCGGCGCACCGATCACGGTCGCGCTCGGGGTCTCCACGCTGATCTCCTTCCTCTATCTCGGCGAGAACCCGATCAAGTTCGTGCAGATCGCCTTCACCTCGGTGGGCTCCTTCCCGCTGATGGCCCTGCCGGCCTTCATCCTGGCGGGCGCCCTGATGGAGGCATCCGGACTGTCGCGGCGGCTGATCAACGTGGCCGAGAGCTTCGCGGGGCCCTTCACCGGCGGCATGTCCGCGGCAACCGTGTTCGCCTGCCTGTTCTTCGGGGCGATCTCGGGCTCCGGGCCCGCGACGACGGCGGCCGTCGGCATGCTGATGATCCCGGCGATGATCCAGCGCGGCTACGGGCGCAGCTATTCCTCGGCCATCACCGCGTCGTCGGGCGGCCTGGGCATCGTGATCCCGCCCTCGATTCCGCTCATCATCTTCGGCATCGCCGCGCTCGGCATGCCCGCGCCGCCCGAAGCGGTGGAGAAATTCGGCACCTTCCAGACCGTGTCGATCCCGAAACTGTTCATCGCCGGCTTCATGCCTGCCTTCCTGATCGCCGGCAGCCTGCTGCTGATGAACTACATCCTGGCCAAGAAGCACGGCTACAAGGGCTCCGCCGAGGGCTGGTCCGCGCGCCAGATCTGGTGCGAGTTGTATCGCGGCTTCTGGGCGCTCATGGCGCCGCTGGTGATCCTGGGCGGCATCTATTCGGGCTTCTTCACGCCGACCGAGGCGGCCATCGTGGCGATCTTCTACACGCTGGTGGTGGGCACGGTCATCTACCGCGAGTTGAGCTGGCAGAAGCTCTTCACCGCGCTGGAGACCACGACCTGGCTGACCGGGCGGGTGCTGCTGATCATGTTCACCGCGACCGTTTTCGGGCGGCTGCTGGTGGAAAACCAGATCCCCGCCGTGATCGCCAATGGCATGCTGTCGATCACCGACAACATCTACATCATCTGGACGCTGGTGATCCTGTTCCTGCTGTTTGTCGGCATGTTCATGGAAACGCTGGCCACCATCCTGATCCTGGTGCCGGTGATGCTGCCGGTGGCCTACAGCGTCGGCATCGACCCGATCCATTTCGGTGTGGTCATGGTGTGCTGTCTCGGAATCGGGTTCCAGACCCCGCCCCTGGGGGAGAACCTGTTCATCGCCTCGGGCATCTCGAACATCTCGATCGAGCGGATCTCGGTCGCGGCACTGCCCTTCGCCTTCATCAACACGGTCGCGATCTTCATCATCGCCTTCGTCCCCGAAATCACGCTCTGGCTACCGCGGCTTCTCGGCTACTGA
- a CDS encoding TRAP transporter substrate-binding protein gives MTFLSRMTSSAAIALTATIMSMGVADAKNFKIAVGDSGGSSQEATGLAFVEALEELSGGEHTGTLFLNGQLGSEQDTVNEAAIGTLDMSILAINNVTPFSPTVGVFSLPYVILSLEDAEKLTQGPIGAELTENTINDAGVRIIAWTYTGFRRLTNSKQPVTSVADLQGLVIRVPKNEIMIDTYKAWGISPTPMAWSETFAGLQTQVVDGQDNPYITINAMKFYEVQKYVTNLRYIFSIEPLIISEQVFQELSAEDQEIVLEAGKRATAASSQFLREKEAEIKELLIEKGMEIMDPVNNEEEFITLATEAVWPKFYDSIGGIEKMNAVLAEIGRDPVTE, from the coding sequence ATGACATTTCTTTCCCGGATGACGTCCAGTGCGGCAATTGCACTGACCGCGACCATCATGAGCATGGGCGTGGCCGATGCAAAGAACTTCAAGATCGCCGTCGGTGACAGCGGCGGCAGCAGCCAGGAGGCCACCGGTCTCGCCTTCGTCGAAGCCCTCGAAGAACTTTCGGGCGGTGAGCACACCGGAACCCTGTTCCTGAACGGACAGCTCGGCTCCGAGCAGGACACCGTCAACGAGGCCGCCATCGGCACGCTCGACATGTCGATCCTGGCCATCAACAACGTCACGCCCTTCTCGCCCACCGTGGGCGTGTTCTCGCTGCCCTATGTCATCCTCAGCCTCGAAGATGCCGAGAAGCTGACCCAGGGTCCGATCGGCGCAGAGCTGACCGAGAACACCATCAACGACGCAGGCGTGCGCATCATTGCCTGGACCTACACCGGCTTCCGGCGCCTGACCAACTCCAAGCAGCCGGTCACCTCGGTCGCCGACCTGCAGGGGTTGGTGATCCGCGTTCCCAAGAACGAGATCATGATCGACACCTACAAGGCCTGGGGCATCAGCCCGACGCCGATGGCATGGTCCGAGACCTTCGCCGGCCTGCAGACCCAGGTCGTCGATGGCCAGGACAATCCCTACATCACCATCAACGCGATGAAGTTCTACGAGGTACAGAAGTACGTCACGAACCTGCGCTACATCTTCTCGATCGAGCCGCTGATCATCTCCGAGCAGGTGTTTCAGGAACTCTCCGCCGAAGACCAGGAGATCGTTCTCGAAGCCGGCAAGCGCGCCACGGCCGCCTCGTCCCAGTTCCTCCGCGAGAAGGAAGCCGAGATCAAGGAACTGCTCATCGAAAAGGGCATGGAGATCATGGATCCGGTGAACAACGAGGAAGAGTTCATCACGCTCGCGACCGAGGCCGTCTGGCCGAAATTCTACGACAGCATCGGCGGCATCGAGAAGATGAATGCCGTCCTGGCCGAGATCGGCCGCGATCCCGTCACCGAATAA
- a CDS encoding PLP-dependent aminotransferase family protein: MAKPRIAADVFFLDRTTNRPLQTQIRETVVASILSKQALPGALMPSSRKLAAHLGVARMTVTLAFQELVSQGYLEAHSRSGYRVADTETLSLLPVGTEAEPVDNSALWRNVLSENLRARRRVIKPKDWRALPYPFVFGEMDTSLFNHTAWRECVRQAMGTRDFDLMASNEATDDPLLVDYILSRMLPRRGITATRDQVLITVGAQNALWLAIELLTRAPLKAICENPCYPDTLQALRWCGAEVTTVDVDRDGLVPQDIPAGTQAVFVTPSHHAPTGATLTRARRERLLEMAQARDFIVVEDDYEFEMSFLEPPSPALKAMDRHQRVLYAGSFSKAMFPGLRLGYLVGPAPVIAEAKELRTMMLRHPPGHLQRTAAYFLAQGHYDLLMRDMRREFAKRRMAAVEALDGTALEMVGAARFGGTSLWIKAPDGVDTVALGQALLRDGVVIEPGAPFFSGPDQPTEFFRLGYSSIPADRIAEGIRRIDAKVAEFC, from the coding sequence ATGGCCAAACCTCGTATCGCGGCGGATGTCTTCTTTCTCGACCGGACGACCAACAGACCGCTGCAAACCCAGATTCGCGAAACCGTCGTGGCGTCGATCCTGTCCAAGCAGGCGTTGCCGGGGGCGCTGATGCCGTCCTCGCGCAAGCTGGCCGCGCATCTCGGGGTCGCGCGGATGACCGTCACCCTGGCCTTTCAGGAGCTGGTCTCGCAGGGCTATCTCGAAGCCCACAGCCGCAGCGGCTACCGTGTGGCCGACACCGAGACCCTGTCGCTGCTGCCCGTGGGGACCGAGGCCGAACCGGTCGACAACAGTGCGCTTTGGCGCAACGTGCTGTCGGAGAACCTGCGCGCCCGGCGCCGGGTGATCAAGCCGAAGGACTGGCGCGCCCTGCCCTACCCGTTCGTTTTCGGCGAGATGGACACCAGCCTGTTCAATCACACCGCCTGGCGCGAATGCGTCCGGCAGGCGATGGGCACGCGGGATTTCGACCTGATGGCCAGCAACGAGGCCACCGACGACCCGCTCCTGGTCGACTACATCCTGTCGCGGATGTTGCCGCGGCGGGGGATCACGGCCACGCGCGACCAGGTGCTGATCACCGTTGGGGCGCAGAATGCCCTGTGGCTGGCGATCGAGCTTCTGACCCGCGCGCCGCTGAAGGCGATCTGCGAGAACCCGTGCTATCCCGACACGCTGCAGGCGCTGCGCTGGTGCGGGGCGGAGGTCACGACGGTGGATGTGGACCGCGACGGGCTGGTGCCGCAGGACATTCCCGCGGGCACCCAGGCGGTGTTCGTCACCCCCAGCCACCATGCCCCCACGGGCGCCACGCTGACGCGGGCACGGCGCGAACGGCTGCTGGAGATGGCGCAGGCGCGCGATTTCATCGTCGTGGAGGACGATTACGAGTTCGAGATGAGCTTTCTCGAACCGCCGAGCCCGGCGCTGAAGGCGATGGACCGGCATCAGCGCGTGCTCTATGCGGGCAGCTTTTCCAAGGCGATGTTTCCGGGGCTGCGGCTGGGCTACCTGGTTGGTCCGGCGCCGGTGATCGCCGAGGCGAAGGAGTTGCGCACGATGATGCTGCGCCATCCGCCCGGGCATCTGCAGCGCACGGCGGCCTATTTCCTGGCGCAGGGTCACTACGATCTGCTCATGCGCGACATGCGGCGGGAGTTCGCCAAGCGCCGCATGGCCGCGGTGGAGGCGTTGGACGGAACCGCCCTGGAGATGGTGGGTGCGGCCCGGTTCGGGGGCACGAGCCTGTGGATCAAGGCGCCGGACGGGGTCGATACCGTGGCGCTGGGTCAAGCGCTGCTGCGCGACGGCGTGGTGATCGAGCCGGGTGCGCCGTTCTTCAGCGGCCCGGACCAACCGACGGAATTCTTCCGGCTGGGCTATTCCTCGATCCCGGCGGACCGGATCGCCGAAGGGATCCGCCGGATCGACGCCAAGGTTGCGGAGTTCTGCTAG